A single window of Sphingobacterium sp. ML3W DNA harbors:
- the clpB gene encoding ATP-dependent chaperone ClpB, which produces MNFNNYTIKAQEAIQKASEIGSGNQQQAIETAHILKALLTVDENVINHLLKKLNVNITYLSGELDKQIEGFPKVSGSNVYLSNNSNTALQKAQNYLKEFNDDFVSVEHLLLGILNAGDKTSSLLKDQGVNEKDLKLAIKELRGNSRVTDQNAEATYNALGKYARNLNEFVESGKLDPVIGRDEEIRRVMQILSRRTKNNPILVGEPGVGKTAIAEGIAHRIINGDAPENLKSKIVFSLDMGALIAGAKYKGEFEERLKAVVKEVADSNGEIILFIDEIHTLVGAGGGEGAMDAANILKPALARGELRAIGATTLNEYQKYFEKDKALERRFQKVMVDEPTTQDAISILRGLKERYETHHKVRILDEAIIAAVELSTRYISDRFLPDKAIDLMDEAASKLRLEMDSVPEVVDELNRRIMQLEIEREAIKREQDEKKVSELSETIANLSAERDSLRAAWQSEKTLVDSVNQEIENIEHYKQEADQAERAGDYGKVAEIRYGRIKDAQDKVEELKAELAEKQGSKRMLKEEVTSEDIADVVSKWTGIPVNKMIQSERDKLLSLEEELHKRVAGQEEAIEAIADAIRRSRAGLSDAKRPIGSFIFLGTTGVGKTELAKALAEYLFDDEHALVRIDMSEYQERHAVSRLIGAPPGYVGYEEGGQLTEAVRRRPYSVVLLDEIEKAHPDVFNILLQVLDDGHLTDNKGRTVNFKNTIIIMTSNTGSHIIQENFSQLNDNKRDEVIGKTRGEVFELLQKSIRPEFLNRIDEIIMFTPLSRNEIASIVRMQFSNIQKQLAEQNIFITASDEAMDWLAQLGYDPIYGARPLKRVIQKRILNELSKEILSGKVNKDAIIQLDVFDGQFVFLNKNEIAE; this is translated from the coding sequence ATGAATTTCAATAACTACACCATTAAAGCGCAAGAAGCGATTCAAAAGGCTTCGGAGATTGGTAGCGGTAATCAACAGCAAGCTATTGAAACCGCTCATATACTTAAAGCATTGTTGACCGTTGACGAGAATGTTATCAACCATCTGTTGAAGAAATTAAATGTCAACATCACTTATTTAAGTGGGGAGCTAGATAAGCAGATCGAGGGATTCCCAAAAGTAAGTGGTAGTAATGTCTATTTAAGCAATAATTCGAATACAGCATTACAAAAGGCACAAAACTACTTGAAGGAGTTCAATGACGATTTTGTATCAGTTGAGCATCTCCTTTTAGGGATTCTAAATGCAGGTGACAAAACTTCGAGCTTACTAAAAGACCAAGGTGTCAATGAAAAAGACCTCAAACTTGCTATTAAAGAATTAAGAGGAAACAGCAGGGTAACGGACCAAAATGCCGAAGCAACCTACAATGCATTGGGTAAGTACGCTCGTAACTTAAATGAATTTGTAGAATCTGGAAAATTAGATCCTGTCATTGGTCGCGATGAAGAAATACGTCGCGTCATGCAGATTTTATCGCGTAGAACAAAGAACAATCCCATTCTGGTCGGTGAGCCTGGCGTTGGTAAAACTGCCATTGCCGAAGGAATAGCACATCGCATCATCAATGGGGATGCACCAGAAAACTTAAAGTCCAAAATTGTATTTTCTTTGGATATGGGCGCTCTGATAGCAGGCGCTAAATACAAAGGTGAATTTGAAGAAAGGTTAAAAGCCGTTGTTAAGGAGGTTGCTGATAGCAATGGTGAAATTATCTTATTCATTGATGAGATCCACACCCTAGTTGGAGCTGGTGGTGGTGAGGGAGCTATGGATGCTGCAAATATCCTAAAACCTGCACTTGCTCGTGGTGAATTACGCGCCATTGGAGCAACAACACTGAACGAATATCAAAAGTATTTTGAAAAAGATAAAGCATTGGAGCGCCGGTTTCAAAAGGTAATGGTCGATGAGCCTACTACCCAAGATGCCATTTCGATATTACGTGGACTGAAAGAACGCTACGAAACGCACCATAAGGTACGCATACTAGACGAGGCAATCATAGCAGCGGTGGAATTGTCTACACGCTATATTTCGGATCGTTTTTTACCCGATAAAGCAATCGATTTGATGGATGAGGCAGCTTCCAAACTACGTTTAGAAATGGATTCGGTACCTGAAGTTGTTGACGAATTGAACCGTCGGATTATGCAACTAGAAATCGAACGTGAGGCGATTAAGCGGGAACAAGATGAAAAGAAAGTGAGTGAACTTTCTGAAACGATTGCAAATTTATCTGCCGAACGCGACTCTTTGCGCGCTGCTTGGCAATCGGAAAAAACTTTGGTTGATAGTGTCAATCAAGAAATTGAAAATATTGAGCACTACAAGCAAGAAGCTGATCAAGCTGAACGTGCTGGAGATTATGGCAAGGTAGCAGAAATTCGTTATGGCCGAATCAAAGATGCGCAAGATAAAGTCGAAGAATTAAAAGCGGAATTAGCAGAGAAACAAGGTAGCAAACGCATGTTAAAAGAGGAAGTAACCTCTGAGGATATCGCCGATGTGGTATCGAAATGGACTGGTATCCCGGTTAATAAGATGATTCAATCTGAGCGAGATAAGCTACTTTCTCTAGAAGAGGAGTTACATAAACGTGTTGCCGGCCAGGAAGAAGCTATAGAAGCCATTGCTGACGCTATACGTCGATCAAGAGCGGGACTGAGTGATGCTAAACGGCCAATCGGCTCCTTTATCTTCTTAGGGACAACCGGTGTGGGTAAAACTGAACTGGCGAAAGCTTTAGCGGAATACTTATTTGACGATGAACATGCATTGGTTCGGATTGATATGTCTGAATACCAAGAACGCCATGCGGTATCTCGTCTTATTGGAGCGCCTCCGGGTTATGTAGGCTATGAGGAAGGTGGACAATTGACTGAAGCAGTTCGTCGTCGCCCATACTCAGTGGTTCTATTAGATGAGATTGAGAAGGCCCATCCTGATGTATTCAACATCTTACTGCAGGTATTGGATGATGGTCATCTAACCGATAACAAAGGTAGGACGGTGAATTTTAAAAATACCATTATCATCATGACCTCCAATACTGGGTCGCATATCATTCAGGAGAATTTCTCTCAATTGAATGATAACAAAAGAGATGAGGTCATTGGAAAAACTAGAGGCGAAGTGTTTGAGCTGTTGCAAAAATCAATTCGCCCAGAGTTCTTGAACCGTATTGATGAGATCATTATGTTTACACCTCTAAGCAGAAATGAGATAGCGAGTATCGTGCGGATGCAGTTTAGCAATATACAAAAGCAACTGGCTGAACAAAATATATTTATTACGGCTTCTGATGAGGCAATGGATTGGCTTGCACAACTGGGTTATGACCCAATTTATGGTGCTCGTCCATTGAAACGGGTTATCCAAAAAAGAATTTTGAATGAGTTATCCAAAGAAATTCTTTCCGGTAAGGTGAATAAAGATGCCATTATCCAATTGGATGTCTTTGATGGACAATTTGTTTTCTTAAATAAAAACGAAATAGCAGAATAA
- a CDS encoding AAA domain-containing protein: MNYFEELIVLLDTEQKFDREQYESLLLKSSLNERKQKGVTWFPIQIKGDEMGRGDYLTITLGKTNDLDEPQRFRFGMPVVLFSNHDPRLDRLEGLISYVSRDTMKIALRVDELPDWTRNGKLGVDLLFDENSYKEMHDALKAAKDLRLDLQKGKFIRAIIGEDELIAYPKNACDNDASLNQSQHEAISHILSDNPISIVHGPPGTGKTTTLIKAVQALLKKENKQILIVAPSNTAVDVLTERLGAIGVLVTRIGNPVKVSDHLQQLTLDAQVDLHPANKEVKLLKKQSRAYMDMAQKYKRSFGKAEREQRKALFYEARKITREIGQIQDFMVEDILNKAQVVTATLVGSNQYSIRNRTYEVVIIDEAAQALEPACWIPILKAKKLVLAGDHCQLPPTVKSSSNSSEGLYYTLFEKLAKRYPDHVTLLNVQYRMHEQIMRFPSEALYNGNLLAGEQVKGWTLIADDEPVLYIDTAGAGFEEEQESNAISNPGEANFLRRHLAELLATLSNHYGEGDFPSIGIIAPYRRQAILLQDAVYADPAIKAYAKYIQINTIDSFQGQEKDIIYISLTRSNEQQTIGFLSDVRRMNVAMTRAKKKLIVIGDSATVGKHEFYENFMQYMETIAHYHSVWEWEME; encoded by the coding sequence ATGAATTATTTTGAAGAGCTTATAGTACTTTTGGATACCGAACAAAAGTTTGACCGTGAGCAATATGAGTCCTTGTTGTTAAAGTCTAGCTTAAACGAAAGGAAACAAAAAGGCGTTACTTGGTTTCCCATTCAGATTAAGGGAGATGAAATGGGGAGAGGCGATTATTTGACTATTACATTGGGTAAAACAAATGATTTGGATGAACCACAACGGTTTCGTTTTGGAATGCCTGTGGTGCTCTTCTCTAACCACGATCCTAGATTGGATCGTTTGGAAGGATTGATTTCATATGTAAGCCGCGATACGATGAAGATTGCCCTCCGAGTAGACGAATTACCCGATTGGACCAGAAATGGGAAATTGGGAGTGGATTTGTTATTTGACGAAAATTCATACAAAGAGATGCATGATGCTCTGAAAGCAGCAAAAGATCTTCGCCTAGATTTGCAAAAGGGTAAATTCATCAGAGCAATAATAGGTGAGGATGAGTTGATCGCATACCCTAAGAATGCCTGTGATAACGATGCAAGTTTAAATCAGAGTCAACATGAAGCTATTTCACATATTTTAAGTGATAATCCAATTTCGATTGTGCATGGGCCGCCTGGTACTGGAAAAACCACAACGTTGATAAAAGCTGTCCAAGCATTGTTGAAAAAAGAGAACAAGCAAATTCTGATTGTAGCGCCTAGTAATACGGCGGTTGATGTATTGACCGAGAGATTGGGTGCTATAGGTGTTTTAGTGACACGTATTGGCAATCCCGTTAAGGTTTCAGATCATTTGCAGCAATTGACGTTGGACGCACAGGTGGATCTTCATCCTGCCAATAAAGAGGTGAAGCTCTTGAAAAAGCAATCTCGAGCTTATATGGATATGGCTCAAAAGTACAAACGAAGTTTTGGAAAGGCGGAGCGTGAACAGCGTAAAGCACTATTTTATGAAGCGCGAAAAATAACGAGAGAAATCGGCCAAATCCAAGATTTTATGGTTGAAGATATTTTGAATAAAGCCCAAGTTGTGACCGCGACTTTGGTGGGTTCAAATCAGTATAGTATTAGAAATAGGACCTATGAAGTCGTCATCATTGACGAAGCTGCTCAAGCATTGGAGCCAGCCTGTTGGATTCCAATATTGAAAGCAAAAAAGTTGGTGCTTGCCGGAGATCACTGTCAACTCCCACCTACTGTAAAGTCGAGTTCGAATAGCAGTGAAGGCCTTTACTATACACTATTTGAAAAGTTAGCAAAACGTTATCCTGATCATGTAACCTTATTGAATGTGCAATATCGGATGCATGAACAAATCATGAGATTTCCGTCGGAAGCTCTTTATAATGGCAATTTATTGGCTGGAGAACAGGTGAAAGGTTGGACTTTAATTGCCGATGATGAACCCGTACTGTATATCGATACAGCTGGAGCTGGCTTTGAGGAAGAACAGGAATCGAACGCGATCAGTAATCCTGGAGAAGCTAATTTCTTAAGACGTCATTTAGCCGAGCTCCTAGCAACGCTTTCAAACCATTATGGAGAAGGCGACTTCCCGAGTATAGGTATTATTGCTCCGTATCGACGACAAGCCATATTGCTCCAGGATGCAGTATACGCTGATCCAGCTATTAAGGCCTACGCTAAATATATTCAAATCAATACCATCGACAGTTTTCAAGGACAGGAAAAAGATATTATTTACATTAGTCTCACGCGTAGTAACGAACAACAGACGATTGGTTTCTTGTCAGATGTGCGGCGGATGAATGTCGCTATGACAAGAGCAAAGAAAAAACTAATCGTGATCGGTGATAGTGCGACAGTAGGTAAGCATGAGTTTTATGAAAATTTCATGCAATATATGGAGACTATAGCACATTATCATAGCGTGTGGGAATGGGAGATGGAGTAG
- the recR gene encoding recombination mediator RecR gives MNFSSKLLENAVSEFGRLPGVGQKTALRLVLHLLKQSDAEVGRFTSTISQLKGEIKYCRICFNISDFDECEICTSSKRDHSLICVVEDTRDVMAIENTNSYQGSYHVLGGLISPMDGVGPSDLKIDALVERMQKQGIKEVILALSATMEGDTTIFYLYRKLKEFNVQITTIARGIAFGGELEYVDELTLGRSIATRTLYERPAI, from the coding sequence ATGAATTTTTCTTCTAAATTATTAGAAAACGCTGTGTCAGAGTTTGGACGATTACCTGGCGTAGGTCAAAAAACCGCATTGAGATTAGTTTTACATTTGTTGAAACAATCGGATGCTGAGGTGGGTAGATTTACGTCAACTATTAGTCAATTAAAGGGAGAAATTAAATACTGCCGTATCTGCTTTAATATTTCAGATTTTGATGAATGTGAAATATGTACTTCCTCAAAGCGTGACCATTCCCTTATTTGCGTTGTTGAAGATACACGAGATGTTATGGCAATTGAGAATACCAACTCATATCAAGGGAGTTATCATGTATTAGGTGGACTTATCTCTCCAATGGATGGTGTAGGTCCCTCTGATTTAAAAATAGATGCCTTGGTAGAACGTATGCAAAAGCAAGGCATAAAGGAAGTTATATTGGCATTAAGTGCCACTATGGAAGGCGATACGACTATTTTTTACTTATATAGAAAATTAAAAGAATTCAATGTTCAAATAACTACAATCGCTCGAGGTATTGCCTTCGGCGGAGAACTGGAATATGTGGATGAATTGACTTTAGGGAGGTCAATAGCAACAAGAACACTGTATGAAAGGCCTGCTATATAG
- a CDS encoding DUF1080 domain-containing protein, with product MKKVFNTISALLILQGAAYAQQPQNRTTATKIADVLGQQPADEKVKFLYAMNELENFTSNEISAMLNQLKPQGQNNAEVEYATNSYSFFVNQPGKEKQKEVFVQGLLDALGTVKEDTNKAFVLRLLRQCAGNSAVTKVSTYLNNAYLADGAARTLVSINTKESSDALAQGLTSVSDEKSAIAVVTALGDVRNQSAEQAIIALLDKYKSDSFKRTALIALSKIGGTAAIPIFEKELKAANYSYDNLNSIGLGLDYAESLIENKKNTEAISYLNTLFAQASKIKAINAQAGSLTLLTALDAKKQKKNLLAAARNDNNVYRHVALGLLQQYGDANDTKKLLAIAAKSSPAVQESLFNYIAQNGSIGQLKTIEKLVDKSTDAHAKLAGLTAINLLSKGADSKILIANLSADEQLNQSIKALILSSKNDNTIDEVNNALASVDDAKKIQLLDVLSTRANSNSSQAVLALKSSNPDVNKAINKALPNVAQEKDLDVLVNLLADADDASKKNLEVAIANVIQSSQNRDQHIQKLAANISRSAAPSAMKFFPIFARLGDQESLNAVTNYLKTDNPALKEAAVAAIADWSTPLALNELIQLSRTDLSTSLNEKVFTGLVKNINKSIITNDQKTLLLKDAFAVAKTDNQKKAVLGSLQATGTYQAMVFAAKYMKDPNLKGAAINTAMNIALDDKSFVGTEVRNILNEVIGNLSGSESSYLKEAVIKHLAEMPQSEGFVSLFNGKDLTAWKGLVANPIKRGQMTEKELAAAQVKADEQMHQGWAAQNDELIFNGKGDNIATIRQYGDIEMLVDWKLDKNGSEGDAGIYLRGTPQVQIWDISRVKDGAQVGSGGLYNNQKAESKPLLVADNALGEWNTFKIKMIDDKVTVYLNGKLVTDNVPLENYWDRNQSIFPTEQIELQAHGTVVSYRDIYVKELARKEVFQLSADEKKQGFEVLFDGTNLDKWTKNDGYVINDEGHLRVVPDAKFGGNLYTKEQYGDFVYRFDFKLTDGANNGVGVRAPLEGDAAYEGMEIQILDNTADIYKDLKPYQYHGSVYGVSTSKKGHLKPVGEWNSEEIVVKGNRVQVTLNGVLILDTDIATASKNGTLDGKAHPGLKRTSGHLAFLGHGSEVFFKNIRVKKLK from the coding sequence ATGAAAAAAGTTTTTAATACCATATCTGCCTTATTAATACTTCAAGGGGCAGCTTATGCACAACAACCTCAAAATAGAACAACTGCTACTAAAATAGCCGATGTATTGGGGCAACAACCTGCTGATGAGAAGGTGAAGTTTTTATACGCGATGAATGAGTTGGAAAACTTTACATCAAATGAGATTTCGGCAATGTTGAATCAATTGAAACCACAGGGACAAAATAATGCTGAAGTAGAATATGCGACCAATAGCTATTCTTTTTTTGTTAATCAACCTGGAAAAGAAAAACAAAAAGAAGTCTTTGTCCAAGGATTGTTAGATGCATTAGGTACAGTTAAAGAAGATACAAATAAAGCGTTTGTGTTACGTCTTTTACGTCAATGTGCAGGAAATTCAGCCGTGACTAAAGTATCGACTTATTTGAACAATGCTTATTTGGCAGATGGCGCAGCGCGTACATTGGTTTCGATTAATACAAAGGAATCGAGTGATGCCTTAGCCCAAGGGTTAACAAGTGTTTCAGACGAGAAATCTGCTATAGCAGTAGTAACAGCTCTTGGTGATGTTAGAAATCAATCGGCTGAACAAGCTATTATTGCCTTACTGGATAAATATAAATCAGACTCCTTTAAGCGCACAGCCCTTATCGCATTGAGTAAAATCGGTGGAACTGCTGCGATACCAATTTTTGAAAAAGAGCTTAAAGCTGCAAATTACAGCTATGATAATTTGAATAGTATTGGCTTAGGATTAGATTATGCAGAGTCTTTAATCGAGAACAAGAAAAATACAGAAGCCATTTCTTATTTAAACACACTTTTTGCACAAGCATCTAAAATCAAAGCGATCAATGCACAAGCAGGATCTTTAACATTATTAACAGCACTTGATGCCAAAAAACAGAAAAAAAATCTGTTAGCTGCAGCTCGAAATGATAATAATGTCTATCGTCATGTTGCCTTGGGTCTGTTACAGCAGTATGGTGATGCAAACGATACTAAGAAATTACTTGCAATTGCTGCAAAATCGAGTCCTGCTGTTCAAGAGTCTCTATTTAACTATATAGCACAAAATGGCTCGATTGGTCAGCTGAAAACGATTGAGAAACTTGTTGATAAATCGACAGATGCACATGCTAAATTAGCTGGACTAACAGCCATCAATTTATTGTCGAAAGGTGCTGATTCAAAGATTTTGATCGCTAATTTATCTGCTGATGAGCAGCTGAATCAATCAATCAAAGCGCTGATATTGAGTTCGAAAAATGACAATACGATTGATGAAGTGAATAATGCTTTGGCAAGCGTAGATGATGCTAAGAAAATCCAGTTATTGGATGTTTTAAGCACACGTGCGAATAGCAATTCGTCTCAAGCGGTATTGGCATTGAAAAGCTCAAACCCAGACGTTAATAAAGCCATTAACAAAGCATTACCTAATGTAGCTCAAGAAAAAGATTTAGATGTCCTTGTCAATTTGCTAGCCGATGCAGATGATGCTTCTAAAAAGAATCTGGAAGTTGCGATTGCAAATGTAATCCAATCAAGTCAAAATAGAGATCAACATATTCAAAAGCTAGCAGCAAATATTTCTCGCTCTGCAGCACCGAGTGCGATGAAGTTTTTTCCAATCTTCGCAAGATTAGGTGATCAAGAGTCATTGAATGCGGTTACTAATTATTTGAAAACAGATAACCCTGCATTGAAAGAAGCAGCTGTTGCAGCTATTGCTGATTGGTCTACACCTTTAGCATTAAATGAGTTGATCCAGTTGTCAAGAACGGATTTATCGACTTCTCTAAATGAAAAGGTTTTTACAGGCTTGGTTAAAAATATCAATAAGTCAATCATAACCAATGATCAAAAGACACTTTTATTGAAGGATGCATTTGCTGTAGCAAAAACCGACAATCAGAAAAAGGCAGTGTTAGGGTCTTTGCAAGCAACGGGTACTTATCAAGCAATGGTATTTGCAGCTAAATACATGAAAGATCCCAATCTAAAGGGAGCTGCTATCAATACAGCGATGAATATCGCGTTGGATGATAAGTCGTTTGTAGGTACAGAAGTGCGCAATATCCTAAATGAAGTTATTGGTAATTTGAGTGGTAGCGAGAGTTCGTATTTAAAAGAAGCAGTGATTAAGCATCTTGCCGAAATGCCACAATCTGAAGGCTTTGTAAGTCTATTCAATGGCAAAGATTTGACGGCTTGGAAAGGTTTGGTGGCAAACCCAATTAAAAGAGGTCAAATGACTGAAAAAGAATTGGCTGCTGCTCAAGTAAAAGCTGATGAACAAATGCATCAAGGCTGGGCTGCTCAAAATGATGAATTGATTTTTAATGGAAAAGGAGATAACATAGCAACGATCAGACAATACGGTGATATTGAAATGTTAGTCGATTGGAAGTTGGATAAAAATGGTTCGGAAGGCGATGCAGGTATTTACCTTCGTGGTACACCTCAAGTACAAATTTGGGATATATCTAGGGTAAAGGATGGTGCGCAAGTGGGATCTGGTGGTTTATATAATAACCAAAAGGCGGAGTCTAAACCTTTATTGGTAGCAGATAATGCTTTAGGAGAGTGGAATACGTTTAAAATCAAGATGATTGACGACAAGGTCACTGTTTATCTGAATGGTAAATTGGTGACGGATAATGTTCCTTTAGAAAACTATTGGGATCGCAATCAATCTATTTTCCCAACCGAGCAAATCGAATTGCAAGCGCATGGTACGGTCGTGTCTTACAGGGATATTTATGTAAAAGAACTGGCAAGAAAAGAAGTCTTTCAATTGAGCGCTGATGAAAAGAAACAGGGCTTTGAGGTTTTGTTTGATGGTACAAACTTAGATAAGTGGACGAAGAATGATGGTTATGTCATCAATGATGAAGGACACTTAAGGGTAGTGCCAGATGCTAAATTTGGTGGTAATCTGTACACAAAAGAACAATATGGAGACTTTGTATATCGGTTTGATTTCAAACTGACAGATGGTGCTAACAATGGTGTAGGTGTCAGAGCCCCTCTAGAGGGAGATGCTGCTTATGAGGGTATGGAAATTCAGATTTTAGATAATACTGCTGATATCTATAAAGATTTAAAACCTTATCAATACCATGGTTCTGTATACGGTGTCTCGACTTCAAAAAAAGGTCATTTGAAACCGGTAGGGGAGTGGAATAGCGAAGAGATTGTGGTAAAAGGTAATCGTGTTCAGGTAACATTGAATGGTGTCTTGATTCTTGATACGGATATTGCAACTGCAAGCAAAAATGGCACTTTGGACGGTAAAGCTCATCCAGGGTTGAAACGTACTTCCGGACACTTGGCTTTCCTAGGTCATGGATCTGAAGTATTCTTTAAAAATATAAGAGTTAAAAAATTGAAATAG
- a CDS encoding TIGR00730 family Rossman fold protein has translation MTKDDKIRSAFENKTWQEIKVKDSWQIFKIMSEFVDGFEKLAKIGPCVSIFGSARTPQDHKYYQMAVDVASLLTARGYGIISGGGPGIMEAANKGAYESGGKSVGLNIELPFEQFHNRYIDRDKLLEFNYFFVRKVMFMKYSQGYIVMPGGFGTMDELFEAITLIQTGKIARFPIVLVGSEYWGGLFKWIQDTMLGNKYISEEDLKLYRIVDTAEEAADHIFRFYDKYLLKPNF, from the coding sequence ATTACAAAAGACGATAAAATAAGAAGTGCCTTTGAAAACAAGACGTGGCAAGAGATAAAAGTAAAGGATTCGTGGCAAATATTTAAAATTATGTCCGAATTTGTAGATGGCTTTGAAAAATTGGCTAAAATTGGTCCTTGCGTTTCCATATTCGGGTCTGCACGGACGCCTCAAGACCACAAGTATTATCAAATGGCTGTCGATGTCGCTAGCTTACTGACAGCGCGTGGATATGGTATCATTTCTGGTGGTGGCCCTGGTATTATGGAAGCCGCTAATAAAGGCGCATATGAATCTGGCGGTAAATCTGTGGGATTAAATATCGAATTACCATTTGAGCAATTTCATAATAGATACATCGATCGCGATAAATTATTAGAGTTCAATTATTTCTTTGTGCGGAAAGTTATGTTTATGAAATACTCTCAGGGGTATATTGTGATGCCTGGTGGATTCGGGACTATGGATGAATTGTTTGAAGCCATCACCTTGATTCAAACAGGGAAAATCGCACGTTTCCCGATTGTATTGGTCGGTTCAGAATATTGGGGTGGACTTTTCAAATGGATTCAGGACACCATGTTAGGTAATAAATACATCAGCGAGGAGGACTTGAAGTTATATCGAATCGTGGATACAGCGGAAGAAGCTGCTGACCATATCTTTAGGTTCTACGATAAATATCTATTAAAACCAAACTTTTAA
- a CDS encoding Gfo/Idh/MocA family oxidoreductase, which yields MKEKNSSRRDFLKKSITGAAAFTIVPRFVLGGQGYLAPSDHLTKGIIGVGSMGRGHFGYAGTKTVAICDVDTRHLAIAQQTLGGGVKEHHDFRDLIKNPEVDIVHIATPPHWHGLMSLEAARAGKDIWCEKPMTRTIGEGKKVKEAIAQHGNIFRLNTWFRFSDDFYGMNVPVKKIKKLVDTGMLGWPLKVTISKHTGFDWKFYWVGKENLPVEQPPAELDYDMWLGPAPYKPYSTHRVHTTFRGYWDYDGGGLGDMGQHYLDPVQYFLGKDGESPVSVEVDAPQQHSDAVGTWRRITYTYADGCQIILDGEGKDEGMAYIDGPKGKLYKGFVSDIPDMERKLAQYPEPAPQITDFLESVRTREKFALNEINGYRSCTLVNMGLIALRLNRSLKFDSTKDEFINDDAANRLIYQPMRGPWSM from the coding sequence ATGAAAGAAAAAAATAGCTCCAGAAGAGATTTCTTAAAGAAATCCATCACAGGAGCAGCGGCATTTACAATTGTCCCTAGATTCGTATTAGGGGGGCAAGGATACTTGGCTCCAAGTGACCATCTCACGAAAGGTATTATTGGTGTAGGTTCTATGGGACGTGGTCATTTTGGATACGCAGGAACAAAAACGGTAGCGATTTGTGATGTAGATACGAGGCATTTAGCTATTGCTCAACAAACGTTAGGTGGTGGAGTTAAGGAGCATCACGACTTTCGCGATTTAATCAAAAATCCAGAAGTCGATATCGTACATATCGCGACTCCTCCTCATTGGCATGGTTTGATGTCTCTAGAAGCTGCTCGTGCAGGAAAAGATATTTGGTGTGAAAAACCAATGACAAGGACCATCGGGGAAGGTAAAAAGGTTAAAGAAGCAATCGCGCAACATGGGAATATTTTTAGATTAAATACTTGGTTTCGTTTTAGTGATGATTTTTACGGAATGAATGTTCCTGTAAAAAAGATTAAAAAATTAGTGGATACCGGAATGTTAGGTTGGCCATTGAAAGTCACCATTAGCAAGCATACTGGTTTCGATTGGAAATTCTATTGGGTAGGTAAAGAGAACCTTCCTGTAGAGCAACCTCCTGCAGAACTGGATTATGATATGTGGTTAGGTCCAGCTCCATATAAACCATACAGTACACATCGTGTGCATACTACCTTTAGAGGATATTGGGATTATGATGGTGGAGGATTGGGCGATATGGGACAACATTACTTAGATCCCGTACAATATTTCTTAGGTAAAGATGGCGAAAGCCCTGTTTCTGTGGAAGTGGATGCTCCTCAGCAGCATAGTGATGCTGTTGGAACGTGGAGAAGAATCACTTACACTTACGCAGATGGTTGCCAAATCATTTTAGATGGCGAAGGTAAAGACGAAGGAATGGCGTATATAGATGGACCAAAAGGTAAACTATATAAAGGTTTCGTTTCTGACATACCAGATATGGAAAGAAAACTAGCACAATATCCAGAGCCTGCTCCGCAAATTACAGATTTCTTAGAATCAGTACGCACGCGTGAGAAATTTGCATTAAATGAAATAAACGGTTATCGTTCATGTACATTGGTCAATATGGGCTTAATTGCCCTACGTTTAAATCGTTCTTTAAAATTTGATTCTACGAAAGATGAATTTATTAATGACGATGCTGCAAACCGTTTAATTTATCAACCAATGCGTGGCCCTTGGTCAATGTAA